TAACTGAATAGACTGAGTAGCAGCTGATTCAGAGCCAGTTAGACATATCTACAGTTCTGCTGTACTATGGCTGACCTGTAGTGAATCCTTTACTGGCATTTATCCACCTGACCACTGGGCTTCCCTGCCTTTCCAGTGGTGTCCTGTAGGCATTGGAAGGGTAGggagtttcccagctgtaaataAGATTTTTGCCTCTCATTTCtctgtgatttattttataagttgACTGTCTCTTCATTTCTGTTCAAAATTCTATGTTTTTCTGTGTAGTCATGTCCCCTTCTACAGCTAAGCCCCTACAGTGGGAGGGGCACCGAGGGAATTACTACTTATTTTCTAAAGCCAAAGAGGTCTGGAGTTCCAGCCGAACAGAGTGTGATGACCAGAGCTCGGATCTAGTTGTCATCAGTGACAGAAAAGAGATGGTAAGATCAAACACTGCTTTGTGGGAATTGAGATTATGCTGaatgcccagatcctcaaatgtacttaggtgcctaactcccattgaaacctttgaggatctgaaccTAAGCCTACAATGCTCTGGTTTGTAATCAGTCCTTCCTTCTGCAGACAGCTTTCCATGACCAGAGCACTGGGTCTCTGTATGCTGTTGATGCCAGACACAGTCATCTgtatagcatcagaggggtagccatgttagtctgaatctgtataGCAGTGATTCTCCAACTCCTTCATTATGAGCATCTCTTCCAAAAAAAGACATCCTTTCCTGGGCCCACCTGTCCCCCCAATACCTCAGTCACCCACCATTTTGTTATCAACATGCTGCATTCTGCAAAGCACCAGGAGAAGCCTCAGAGTTTGAGAAAATGCAGCCACAGCAGAGGTCCTGATCGGAGGCCTCAGAGGAATGAGATACATCTCTCTGATCTCCGATTAATCAAGTATCCAACCATGCATGTGCATCCTTTGACAACAATGAGATTCAGTAACCTAAGGCAAAGTAACCTCACACAATGTGTAAACTAGTGTTTCACACTCACTgtaaggcctcatctacactaagCGTTcagagctacatcaatttacaccagctgaggatctggccctccaaGTATAACCACACCAAAGGACCTCATTATAGCACAGCTAAGTCTTAGAGGATTAGATTGAACTATTTAGCTTTGTAGTATGTAACTTGGGATGGTATACCCTGCTCCCCTCAGTATCCCTGGCTAGCTCTAGtgtctcacctcctccccatcccacctcacTCCTCTTGGGGTGATTTGTATACCCCAGGTTGCAGAGAGGAAGCAATCTCTCTATTCATCTCATGTGCAGAAGCTGCGATCATCCCTTGTTCTTGTTCGGAGTAAGCCAAGATGGGGGAAAACTCCTTCCATCTTCATAACCTCATGTATCCAAGCTAGGGCCCAGGAAAATTTGCACTAGAATCATATCCCAATATCCTAATTTTACCTGAATTATTCCAGGATTCAACACAGTCACTAGCAAAAAGGCGAGTCCTGTCTGCACTACACATATTAACCGCATTGCAACTACGTCAAGGGACATTTGGTTGCCAAGAGGAATGAGCTTAAGTGTGAATTGCAGAGTTATACACAAGGGTAGATCATTGGTTTGCAAAGTAATTGTAGCTGGCAAAATGAAGAAGATAACATTTCTCCAGTTACTCTCAATTCAGATGATAACCTGGTTCCTGGCTCCCACAGCCATTACAGACACAGTGGTAAGAGCAGGATAAAGGAGACGCTCTTTGGATTTTCCTCTCACATTTCCTGTGTGTCACTGATTTACCACGCACTTCCTTTCCTTGTCAGGAGTTTCTTCGTAATAAAACAAGGGATGCTGATTATTTCATTGGACTAACTTACTCAGAGATGGAGAAGAGATGGTACTGGATTGACAAGACAGAGCTTACGAGAGACCTGtatgtttcttcttttctcttatagCTAATAAACATAATGGGCCAGAGCATCATCATTTATATgcgtgtagctccactgaagtcagtagagctatgCCAATGTGCTCAAGATGAGAATCTGACTAAATGAATGTAAGTGAATCTACCAATGCAACTTCTAGTTAATTGTGGATAGTACTAGAATCCCCTCTGAAAACAGGATGTGATTTCCTGTGACTTTGTCAAGTGAACAGTGTTTACTGAAGAAGTCAGTGCCATTGTCACATGGGGAGAGGGCTCCTTCAGTCTGGAATTTCATTGAAGCTGTCTCAGAAGAACTGTGTTTGTCATCAAAGTCTGCATTAGTGTCAGACAGGACAGAGTTTTCTCCCTGGGGCTGTTATGGGGAATAATATTAGCAGATTCTGTGCTTTGTGGGAGAGGGAGATATTTCCTTATTAGAGGAGGAACGGGAAGAAGGGAGACACTTGTGTATGCATGTGCATGCacataaagaaattaaaataaggaTTTAGTTCAACAGTTCAGCTTCTTTTTTGGTTATTTCTCTTTACCCAGATTTACTCTGAAACCAAACACATTGGAGTATGAAAATGACTGTGCAGTTATCAGAGCTGGAGAAGTGAGTCCTGCATCTTGTCACCAACAAAACCAGTGGATCTGTGAGAAGACAATGAAATAACTCTTTTTATGTTGGGAGAGTCCCAGCACAGATAGTTTGTGGCACTGGAATCCAACTGGGGCATTTCCCCCTAATCTCAGACACAAATATGCACATGTATTCTCATTTTATAATAAGAGGAACCATAACATGATCCTGGCCTATGGAACTTTTTATTTTCTATCCACGACAAATTCCAGACCAATGTATGCATTCTCGACACCATTTCTGGATGCATTTTCATCAGCACGTTGTA
The DNA window shown above is from Trachemys scripta elegans isolate TJP31775 chromosome 1, CAS_Tse_1.0, whole genome shotgun sequence and carries:
- the LOC117885233 gene encoding C-type lectin domain family 5 member A-like, with amino-acid sequence MNWQLVILGLVILPIKLVGTSLFLIYFPQIFPRPGSQGTLNSTTERNITVLQTTPDLPKTQPDSSTITTTVRDRTVMSPSTAKPLQWEGHRGNYYLFSKAKEVWSSSRTECDDQSSDLVVISDRKEMEFLRNKTRDADYFIGLTYSEMEKRWYWIDKTELTRDLFTLKPNTLEYENDCAVIRAGEVSPASCHQQNQWICEKTMK